The following proteins come from a genomic window of Sebastes fasciatus isolate fSebFas1 chromosome 6, fSebFas1.pri, whole genome shotgun sequence:
- the LOC141769790 gene encoding cell division cycle protein 20 homolog B-like isoform X2 has protein sequence MKLTAEESKDWDDMRRMPRDFVGKRRLCPFKGQNDAHRVSYWRFRRWITQRGSSEAPAASTPLATGRQDEHSFELDTVCQRLDLDSPPRQHESAQGVLRGNPPEAALAAGVSCCGVITPPSTSHTLAARGGPRNNAPEQGWVWRAAAQQAGSDERRHALQPFAVLDKTSVSQQGESVMKLAAPSLLNDYYANLLDCSCTGVIALALGSSVYLWDSQTRALVGHLDPSPQPGRAYHQTSVSCLSWSRDGRALCVGTRRGEIQLWDVEHKQKIRCVPSHLSAVRALSWKQQLLSSGSVLGRIHHIDPRAPTPLVGAAVQGEGLCSLQWSPGDDWLASGSTEGLLCIWDSDIAGVTWSRQPIATMKQPSAVKAMGWCPWQRKTIATGGGWKDGELRVWDTESGTCVTSANTNSQICSLRWAEKKKYLVTGHGLPHHQVTCWSWEFPSLSPLYQLTGHSHRVLHLAINSDSTQIFSAGADQQFHIWDM, from the exons ATGAAACTTACAGCTGAAGAATCAAAAGACTGG GACGATATGAGGAGGATGCCGAGGGATTTTGTGGGAAAGAGAAGACTCTGTCCCTTCAAG GGACAAAATGACGCCCATCGTGTCTCATACTGGCGGTTCAGGAGGTGGATCACCCAGAGAGGGAGCAGTGAAGCTCCAGCTGCGAGTACACCGCTGGCCACTGGGCGGCAGGATGAGCACAGCTTTGAGCTAGACACAGTCTGTCAGAGACTGGATCTGGATTCTCCACCCAGACAACATGAATCAGCACAGGGAGTCCTACGGGGAAACCCTCCAG AGGCAGCATTGGCTGCAGGTGTGTCCTGCTGTGGCGTCATCACGCCACCAAGCACATCACACACCCTCGCTGCCAGGGGAGGGCCTCGGAACAATGCCCCAGAACAG GGATGGGTGTGGAgagctgcagctcaacaggctg GTTCTGATGAGAGAAGACATGCTTTGCAGCCATTTGCTGTTCTGGACAAAACGTCCGTGAGTCAGCAgggagagtcagtgatgaagttGGCAGCACCGTCACTGTTGAACGACTACT ACGCCAATCTACTCGATTGCAGTTGTACCGGTGTGATTGCATTAGCACTGGGCTCCTCTGTCTACCTCTGGGATTCACAAACTCGTGCTCTGGTGGGACATTTGGACCCGAGTCCACAACCAGGACGAGCGTACCATCAGACGTCCGTCTCGTGTCTGAGCTGGAGCAGAGACGGCAGAGCTCTCTGCGTTGGCACCAGGCGAGGGGAGATACAG TTGTGGGATGTCGAACACAAGCAGAAGATAAGGTGTGTGCCGTCACACTTGTCTGCAGTCAGAGCACTTTCCTGGAAACAGCAGTTACTCAGCAG CGGCTCTGTTCTGGGACGTATCCATCACATTGACCCCCGGGCTCCTACGCCTCTGGTGGGCGCAGCCGTCCAGGGGGAGGGGCTCTGCAGCCTCCAGTGGTCGCCAGGAGACGACTGGCTGGCCAGCGGCTCCACAGAGGGCCTTCTCTGTATATGGGATAGTGACATCGCAGGGGTCACATGGTCACGTCAGCCAATCGCTACGATGAAACAGCCCAGCGCTGTTAAG gCAATGGGATGGTGTCCGTGGCAGAGAAAGACGATCGCCACAGGAGGCGGATGGAAAGACGGAGAGCTGAGAGTCTGGGACACAGAGTCGGGGACTTGTGTGACTTCTGCCAACACAAACTCTCAG ATCTGTTCTCTACGATGGGCTGAAAAGAAGAAATATCTGGTCACAGGTCACGGCCTTCCTCATCACCAAGTCACCTGCTGGTCCTGGGAGTTTCCCTCCCTCAGCCCCCTCTACCAGCTCACAG GTCACTCTCATCGAGTCCTGCACTTGGCCATAAACTCTGACAGCACTCAGATTTTCTCTGCAGGAGCAGACCAGCAGTTTCACATCTGGGACATGTAA
- the gpx8 gene encoding putative glutathione peroxidase 8 — MEALGGYPTKSSSPKAKKLTVLLSMTVGVGCLFLLQTQLKPRKPTDFYSFEVKDAKGRSVPLEKYRGKASLVVNVASHSEQTEENYMSLQDLHRELGTSHFNVLAFPCGQYGDTETWASRDIEGFAKSTYGVTFPFFSRIKIMGSEADPAFKFLTDSVQKVPKWNFWKFLVNPEGKVVRFWRTDEPMESIRQEATAMVREIILKKRVEL, encoded by the exons ATGGAGGCCTTAGGGGGCTACCCTACCAAGTCCTCCAGCCCTAAAGCGAAGAAGTTGACGGTGCTGTTGAGCATGACGGTGGGTGTCGGCTGTCTGTTCCTCCTGCAGACTCAACTGAAGCCCAGAAAACCAACCGACTTCTACTCGTTCGAGGTGAAAGACGCGAAGGGGAGGTCGGTTCCTCTGGAGAAATACCGAGGAAAA GCGTCTTTGGTTGTAAACGTGGCGAGTCACAGCGAGCAGACGGAGGAGAACTACATGTCTCTGCAGGATCTCCACAGGGAGCTGGGCACGTCTCACTTCAACGTCCTGGCTTTCCCCTGTGGACAGTACGGGGACACTGAGACCTGGGCCAGCAGGGACATCGAGGGTTTCGCCAAGTCCACCTATGGTGTCACTTTCCCCTTCTTCAGCAGGATCAAAATAATGGGCTCTGAGGCGGACCCTGCCTTCAAGTTCCTCACAG ACTCTGTGCAGAAAGTTCCCAAGTGGAACTTCTGGAAGTTTCTGGTGAACCCAGAGGGGAAAGTGGTCCGGTTCTGGCGAACGGACGAGCCGATGGAGAGCATTCGACAAGAGGCCACGGCGATGGTGCGAGAGATCATCCTGAAGAAGCGGGTGGAACTATGA
- the LOC141769800 gene encoding granzyme A-like, producing MLFLYRNTVSTDFDHSSHDQDRDVIVVHSQYPVSFRAFTISPEKMMFCPGVVICCVVLLIVQSSHGAEIIGGKEVEPHSLPYMALVRVQKWICGGTLIHPSWVLTAAHCTIGIDEVILGMHSFKKKENEKDSRQVRKVEKHFPHPCYDPTYYDNDLMLLKLDKPVKMTETVKCLKLSNTVKDPAAGSNCLVAGWGRTDNNVQKASDVLRSVNVTVIERVKCNSPEYYGQSKYVITRDMICAGSEGKNEADTCQGDSGGPLLCDGAQVGVTSFGIECGLIKKPGVYSFLSEKQLTWITKTMKKSEI from the exons ATGCTGTTCCTTTACAGAAACACAGTTAGCACTGATTTTGATCACAGTTCACATGATCAAGATAGAGATGTGATTGTGGTTCACTCACAATATCCA GTGAGTTTCAGAGCCTTCACCATCTCACCAGAGAAGATGATGTTCTGCCCGGGGGTCGTTATCTGCTGCGTGGTCCTCCTCATTGTCCAGTCAA GTCATGGTGCGGAGATTATTGGTGGGAAAGAAGTGGAGCCCCACTCGCTGCCTTACATGGCTCTGGTGCGCGTTCAAAAATGGATCTGTGGAGGGACCCTGATCCATCCATCGTGGGTCCTGACTGCTGCACACTGTACTATTGG CATTGACGAGGTGATTCTGGGCATGCACTccttcaaaaaaaaagaaaacgaaaAAGATTCAAGGCAGGTCCGCAAGGTTGAAAAACATTTTCCTCACCCCTGCTATGATCCAACTTATTACGACAATGACCTCATGCTGCTCAAG cTTGACAAACCGGTGAAGATGACAGAGACGGTGAAATGTCTCAAGTTGAGTAACACCGTCAAAGACCCAGCAGCTGGTAGCAACTGTCTGGTGGCTGGATGGGGGCGCACAGACAACAATGTCCAGAAAGCTTCAGATGTCCTGAGGTCTGTCAATGTGACGGTGATCGAAAGAGTGAAGTGCAACTCTCCTGAATATTACGGCCAATCTAAGTATGTTATCACCAGAGACATGATATGTGCTGGTTCAGAGGGTAAAAACGAGGCTGATACCTGTCAG GGGGATTCAGGAGGCCCTCTGTTGTGCGATGGAGCGCAAGTCGGTGTCACTTCTTTTGGAATTGAGTGTGGCTTGATTAAAAAGCCTGGAGTGTACTCTTTTCTGTCAGAGAAACAACTCACCTGGATCACAAAGACaatgaaaaagtctgaaatataa
- the LOC141769798 gene encoding uncharacterized protein LOC141769798, whose translation MFACATQILQRMAVLVVCYDLAVGQIISQDLLIQRPTSWFKAREFCQRHYVDLAVLSTEEQYFTLLNATTASKVSFWLGLQRQSIFSGWKWVNGEELGYEHWYRRNYEGRCASLEAMLKKDKKLLARYCEELHMFVCQGPVSPKTVTVDSAGSDQVTLSWNVSASMQMTPHRYNVTTCTNTCDTLVFPYTDGSAFMNITISNLTSATEHFIEVSAFVVRPDGVTGENVTLQSNPTALQVKTVDSDGQHRVIIIILMLLKLVSLFPPLWLLYRILKKGDVKESDHAVSPVELSTEESIVTLIPEEIEKILKI comes from the exons ATGTTTGCCTGTGCGACGCAGATTCTGCAGCGAATGGCTGTTCTGG TGGTGTGCTATGACTTAGCAGTGGGCCAGATCATCTCACAGGACCTCCTGATCCAGAGACCCACGTCCTGGTTCAAAGCTCGGGAGTTCTGTCAGAGGCACTATGTTGACCTCGCCGTCCTGAGCACGGAAGAGCAATACTTCACCCTCCTCAATGCCACGACTGCAAGCAAAGTCAGCTTTTGGCTCGGCCTGCAGCGTCAGAGCATCTTCAGTGGCTGGAAGTGGGTGAACGGGGAAGAGCTGGGCTATGAACACTGGTACAGGAGAAACTACGAAGGCCGCTGTGCAAGTCTGGAGGCAATGCTGAAGAAAGACAAGAAGCTGCTGGCTCGCTACTGTGAAGAGCTGCACATGTTTGTCTGTCAGG GTCCAGTTTCTCCAAAGACAGTGACGGTGGACTCAGCGGGCTCCGATCAGGTGACTCTCAGCTGGAACGTCTCAGCGTCTATGCAGATGACGCCACACCGTTACAACGTAACAACATGCACCAACACATGCGATACGCTCGTTTTCCCCTACACCGATGGCTCGGCCTTCATGAACATCACCATCTCCAACCTGACTTCAGCCACAGAGCACTTCATAGAGGTTTCTGCTTTTGTTGTTCGGCCCGACGGTGTTACTGGAGAAAACGTGACTCTTCAAAGTAACCCGACAGCTTTACAAGTCAAAACAG TGGACTCTGATGGGCAGCACAGAGTCATCATTATAATTTTGATGTTGCTGAAGCTCGTGTCTCTATTTCCTCCACTGTGGCTTCTTTATCGTATCCTGAAAAAAG GTGATGTCAAGGAGTCAGATCACGCCGTCTCACCGGTGGAGCTCTCAACTGAGGAATCAATTGTTACTCTGATCCCTGAGGAAATCGAAAAAATCCTTAAGATTTAG
- the LOC141769790 gene encoding cell division cycle protein 20 homolog B-like isoform X1 has translation MKFTAEESKDWDDMRRMPRDFVGKRRLCPFKGQNDAHRVSYWRFRRWITQRGSSEAPAASTPLATGRQDEHSFELDTVCQRLDLDSPPRQHESAQGVLRGNPPEAALAAGVSCCGVITPPSTSHTLAARGGPRNNAPEQGWVWRAAAQQAGSDERRHALQPFAVLDKTSVSQQGESVMKLAAPSLLNDYYANLLDCSCTGVIALALGSSVYLWDSQTRALVGHLDPSPQPGRAYHQTSVSCLSWSRDGRALCVGTRRGEIQLWDVEHKQKIRCVPSHLSAVRALSWKQQLLSSGSVLGRIHHIDPRAPTPLVGAAVQGEGLCSLQWSPGDDWLASGSTEGLLCIWDSDIAGVTWSRQPIATMKQPSAVKAMGWCPWQRKTIATGGGWKDGELRVWDTESGTCVTSANTNSQICSLRWAEKKKYLVTGHGLPHHQVTCWSWEFPSLSPLYQLTGHSHRVLHLAINSDSTQIFSAGADQQFHIWDM, from the exons ATGAAATTTACAGCTGAAGAATCAAAAGACTGG GACGATATGAGGAGGATGCCGAGGGATTTTGTGGGAAAGAGAAGACTCTGTCCCTTCAAG GGACAAAATGACGCCCATCGTGTCTCATACTGGCGGTTCAGGAGGTGGATCACCCAGAGAGGGAGCAGTGAAGCTCCAGCTGCGAGTACACCGCTGGCCACTGGGCGGCAGGATGAGCACAGCTTTGAGCTAGACACAGTCTGTCAGAGACTGGATCTGGATTCTCCACCCAGACAACATGAATCAGCACAGGGAGTCCTACGGGGAAACCCTCCAG AGGCAGCATTGGCTGCAGGTGTGTCCTGCTGTGGCGTCATCACGCCACCAAGCACATCACACACCCTCGCTGCCAGGGGAGGGCCTCGGAACAATGCCCCAGAACAG GGATGGGTGTGGAgagctgcagctcaacaggctg GTTCTGATGAGAGAAGACATGCTTTGCAGCCATTTGCTGTTCTGGACAAAACGTCCGTGAGTCAGCAgggagagtcagtgatgaagttGGCAGCACCGTCACTGTTGAACGACTACT ACGCCAATCTACTCGATTGCAGTTGTACCGGTGTGATTGCATTAGCACTGGGCTCCTCTGTCTACCTCTGGGATTCACAAACTCGTGCTCTGGTGGGACATTTGGACCCGAGTCCACAACCAGGACGAGCGTACCATCAGACGTCCGTCTCGTGTCTGAGCTGGAGCAGAGACGGCAGAGCTCTCTGCGTTGGCACCAGGCGAGGGGAGATACAG TTGTGGGATGTCGAACACAAGCAGAAGATAAGGTGTGTGCCGTCACACTTGTCTGCAGTCAGAGCACTTTCCTGGAAACAGCAGTTACTCAGCAG CGGCTCTGTTCTGGGACGTATCCATCACATTGACCCCCGGGCTCCTACGCCTCTGGTGGGCGCAGCCGTCCAGGGGGAGGGGCTCTGCAGCCTCCAGTGGTCGCCAGGAGACGACTGGCTGGCCAGCGGCTCCACAGAGGGCCTTCTCTGTATATGGGATAGTGACATCGCAGGGGTCACATGGTCACGTCAGCCAATCGCTACGATGAAACAGCCCAGCGCTGTTAAG gCAATGGGATGGTGTCCGTGGCAGAGAAAGACGATCGCCACAGGAGGCGGATGGAAAGACGGAGAGCTGAGAGTCTGGGACACAGAGTCGGGGACTTGTGTGACTTCTGCCAACACAAACTCTCAG ATCTGTTCTCTACGATGGGCTGAAAAGAAGAAATATCTGGTCACAGGTCACGGCCTTCCTCATCACCAAGTCACCTGCTGGTCCTGGGAGTTTCCCTCCCTCAGCCCCCTCTACCAGCTCACAG GTCACTCTCATCGAGTCCTGCACTTGGCCATAAACTCTGACAGCACTCAGATTTTCTCTGCAGGAGCAGACCAGCAGTTTCACATCTGGGACATGTAA
- the LOC141769790 gene encoding cell division cycle protein 20 homolog B-like isoform X3, whose product MKFTAEESKDWDDMRRMPRDFVGKRRLCPFKGQNDAHRVSYWRFRRWITQRGSSEAPAASTPLATGRQDEHSFELDTVCQRLDLDSPPRQHESAQGVLRGNPPEAALAAGVSCCGVITPPSTSHTLAARGGPRNNAPEQGWVWRAAAQQAGSDERRHALQPFAVLDKTSVSQQGESVMKLAAPSLLNDYYANLLDCSCTGVIALALGSSVYLWDSQTRALVGHLDPSPQPGRAYHQTSVSCLSWSRDGRALCVGTRRGEIQAMGWCPWQRKTIATGGGWKDGELRVWDTESGTCVTSANTNSQICSLRWAEKKKYLVTGHGLPHHQVTCWSWEFPSLSPLYQLTGHSHRVLHLAINSDSTQIFSAGADQQFHIWDM is encoded by the exons ATGAAATTTACAGCTGAAGAATCAAAAGACTGG GACGATATGAGGAGGATGCCGAGGGATTTTGTGGGAAAGAGAAGACTCTGTCCCTTCAAG GGACAAAATGACGCCCATCGTGTCTCATACTGGCGGTTCAGGAGGTGGATCACCCAGAGAGGGAGCAGTGAAGCTCCAGCTGCGAGTACACCGCTGGCCACTGGGCGGCAGGATGAGCACAGCTTTGAGCTAGACACAGTCTGTCAGAGACTGGATCTGGATTCTCCACCCAGACAACATGAATCAGCACAGGGAGTCCTACGGGGAAACCCTCCAG AGGCAGCATTGGCTGCAGGTGTGTCCTGCTGTGGCGTCATCACGCCACCAAGCACATCACACACCCTCGCTGCCAGGGGAGGGCCTCGGAACAATGCCCCAGAACAG GGATGGGTGTGGAgagctgcagctcaacaggctg GTTCTGATGAGAGAAGACATGCTTTGCAGCCATTTGCTGTTCTGGACAAAACGTCCGTGAGTCAGCAgggagagtcagtgatgaagttGGCAGCACCGTCACTGTTGAACGACTACT ACGCCAATCTACTCGATTGCAGTTGTACCGGTGTGATTGCATTAGCACTGGGCTCCTCTGTCTACCTCTGGGATTCACAAACTCGTGCTCTGGTGGGACATTTGGACCCGAGTCCACAACCAGGACGAGCGTACCATCAGACGTCCGTCTCGTGTCTGAGCTGGAGCAGAGACGGCAGAGCTCTCTGCGTTGGCACCAGGCGAGGGGAGATACAG gCAATGGGATGGTGTCCGTGGCAGAGAAAGACGATCGCCACAGGAGGCGGATGGAAAGACGGAGAGCTGAGAGTCTGGGACACAGAGTCGGGGACTTGTGTGACTTCTGCCAACACAAACTCTCAG ATCTGTTCTCTACGATGGGCTGAAAAGAAGAAATATCTGGTCACAGGTCACGGCCTTCCTCATCACCAAGTCACCTGCTGGTCCTGGGAGTTTCCCTCCCTCAGCCCCCTCTACCAGCTCACAG GTCACTCTCATCGAGTCCTGCACTTGGCCATAAACTCTGACAGCACTCAGATTTTCTCTGCAGGAGCAGACCAGCAGTTTCACATCTGGGACATGTAA